The following coding sequences are from one Eptesicus fuscus isolate TK198812 chromosome 7, DD_ASM_mEF_20220401, whole genome shotgun sequence window:
- the CDPF1 gene encoding cysteine-rich DPF motif domain-containing protein 1 isoform X4 yields MACEAEHRPLGVFECQLCALAAPYSYVGQKPPDTQSVVLLEESYVMKDPFTPDKDSFLVLGSRCSVCGRLECSLFYSKRFCLPCVRKNIQAFPQEIRQDLEKRKVPSKRPAGQPSSQA; encoded by the exons ATGGCGTGCGAGGCCGAGCACCGCCCCCTGGGTGTGTTTGAGTGCCAGCTCTGCGCCTTGGCAGCTCCGTACAGCTATGTGGGGCAGAAGCCGCCCGACACCCAGTCTGTCGT CCTCCTGGAGGAGAGCTACGTCATGAAGGACCCCTTCACCCCCGACAAGGACAGCTTCCTGGTCCTGGGCTCCAGGTGCAGTGTCTGCGGCCGGCTG gaatgCAGTCTGTTCTACTCCAAGCGGTTCTGCCTCCCTTGTGTCCGGAAGAACATCCAGGCCTTCCCGCAGGAGATCCGGCAAGACCTGGAGAAAAGGAAGGTCCCATCGAAGAGGCCGGCCGGCCAGCCCAGCTCGCAGGCCTGA
- the CDPF1 gene encoding cysteine-rich DPF motif domain-containing protein 1 isoform X3, producing the protein MACEAEHRPLGVFECQLCALAAPYSYVGQKPPDTQSVVLLEESYVMKDPFTPDKDSFLVLGSRCSVCGRLVCVGPECSLFYSKRFCLPCVRKNIQAFPQEIRQDLEKRKVPSKRPAGQPSSQA; encoded by the exons ATGGCGTGCGAGGCCGAGCACCGCCCCCTGGGTGTGTTTGAGTGCCAGCTCTGCGCCTTGGCAGCTCCGTACAGCTATGTGGGGCAGAAGCCGCCCGACACCCAGTCTGTCGT CCTCCTGGAGGAGAGCTACGTCATGAAGGACCCCTTCACCCCCGACAAGGACAGCTTCCTGGTCCTGGGCTCCAGGTGCAGTGTCTGCGGCCGGCTGGTGTGTGTGGGCCCG gaatgCAGTCTGTTCTACTCCAAGCGGTTCTGCCTCCCTTGTGTCCGGAAGAACATCCAGGCCTTCCCGCAGGAGATCCGGCAAGACCTGGAGAAAAGGAAGGTCCCATCGAAGAGGCCGGCCGGCCAGCCCAGCTCGCAGGC CTGA
- the CDPF1 gene encoding cysteine-rich DPF motif domain-containing protein 1 isoform X1, whose protein sequence is MACEAEHRPLGVFECQLCALAAPYSYVGQKPPDTQSVVLLEESYVMKDPFTPDKDSFLVLGSRCSVCGRLVCVGPECSLFYSKRFCLPCVRKNIQAFPQEIRQDLEKRKVPSKRPAGQPSSQA, encoded by the exons ATGGCGTGCGAGGCCGAGCACCGCCCCCTGGGTGTGTTTGAGTGCCAGCTCTGCGCCTTGGCAGCTCCGTACAGCTATGTGGGGCAGAAGCCGCCCGACACCCAGTCTGTCGT CCTCCTGGAGGAGAGCTACGTCATGAAGGACCCCTTCACCCCCGACAAGGACAGCTTCCTGGTCCTGGGCTCCAGGTGCAGTGTCTGCGGCCGGCTGGTGTGTGTGGGCCCG gaatgCAGTCTGTTCTACTCCAAGCGGTTCTGCCTCCCTTGTGTCCGGAAGAACATCCAGGCCTTCCCGCAGGAGATCCGGCAAGACCTGGAGAAAAGGAAGGTCCCATCGAAGAGGCCGGCCGGCCAGCCCAGCTCGCAGGCCTGA
- the PKDREJ gene encoding polycystin family receptor for egg jelly: MRPAPALLLLLLLGLGLRCGCLPPPPATRGAPTPVPGARAAAPGGSPQARPRLPAPGGAATLRSVAGAQGLPLPRRHARLSPRPRLALRGGGALSGSGRGPCFARGPAWWPRWHCLHVRALLRALRARRAAPTHTDRHLLAPGGQLSLHWLTPLRRLLGPLERTLHLGLVSPTDAPSASRVTPRPGGLHPYAGFVAQTKCPTEVSSSRSPAGQLSVSCQLSRQDTCVITKVQINRKPGLPIVLFTRGMDISLNATAQYHCPSAQHPQFLWTIYSVPSLRHQPDWSKPLAVPDLQIGNDPTLMHIPKRKLALGVYVFNFSVSLVAFLPQVTRVKGSDGVYVSILGDFLRAVLLGDANMTMKFTDQLVLNGSTSSDPDVDDPLEGVQFSWYCTTNSKNYNGDKINVISKEVCLPKQVDLKLTWASDPVLTISPETLRGGQAYFFRMVIQKTRRTAYADKSVHVLQAPAPTASISCVENCGRILVLSDRFSLFLNCPNCAGSRDVYKWSILRAAGDEVPFDWLGQTSTGRDSDSLSIKAFAFRNFSEAQFWIAFGLETWGGVNLTLRHSFIVNYGPQIGDCKINPTSGIAFFTKFVVQCKDFKDQNVPLVYKMIVSDLYDGFGKISSLKENTLGPILYVGSDPTCPPSFLPVGGEDSQHAMKIFVQVYDALEAFSQVTLYATVQAPTGQASPRAILNQLVNFSMGQDSEISTLLRKQEFLPAGYLMYVVASVLNSMKPEPALHADKAMLREHLVNQSFLLSTDTLMDINQVVTALAKVTQRTSEFPQVARKSATERVWQANQATRQHQQRGQDLHSEQIEIMSTGILTIVSNILKMTDPHVIFVDPFRVIQSLAETVLAGKVPDDGTTVMSSASFTMYVGKLEKWAVSSNTLGDERDCRNCLQPTLNVSSIPRLPASAPVSLVFCEFADDPFPWLNYQESLSADVVGFRLTGTMANGDELEVTPDVVDVYISRRNLSSAAFNLTVGPDQEPEAADESSRKTTGAFRFQVDSREVRELLVHIVTEVTVPFTVLVYAGGQIAPSALVATFLVPHDTPPVANRSGLFDPACAVSVARLVCLPLSLLQVIAQRGQSPECVIIVALKAPHFVMQPSDKLVRISLFSVRCLDLNGTQSDWRADICVLGEKTTWDRVHCVCGKARRARRQLANVPLRFRYLTAKVIVPPNPVDLRLEVIRNVTHNPVTLFVVLFILVTYIVLAFWALHRDETDQFLRDHAIVLPDNDPYDDMCYLVTVFTGSRCGSGTRANVFVQLRGTQSTSDVHCLSHPQFKTLYRGSVHTFLLTTSRDLGDVQSIRVWHNNEGRAPGWYLSRIKVENLFSRHIWLFMCREWLSIETSLDRTFPVTDPNTPLRRMDFLLIDATDKLGRNHMWFSMFASVIARGFNRLQRLSCCLAMLLSTLLCNIMFFNLDPEEKPASQGSRYVRSMVIGLESVMITLPVQVVITGLFVYSQRRPQATLDEVAPQEHPEVVEASGHWQERLERWHAQETAAEARSQEAPAHKAQQSRSRRLKGRPKSLPQRTAKAGRPLKKEESKGPPGPPTRRTNANANANAENVDNGPQAPSTPPPPPTKPRTTLPPWCKWIAWFLVFATSGVSSFFIVFYGLTYGYDKSIEWLFASFCSFCQSVFLVQPSKIILLTGMRTNRLKYCKNLPWVSNYRYTEIQLQDLRLRPEEMRQRHRDVSRLRGSRMYQPLTPDEVGIFRRKRETKRRALLFLGRFLTHCLLLALLLGLVALLRRTDSFRYSQFIRSRFSAGLAAVTKLDDLYPWLDSVLLPLFHNDRHPTFLPDSSSRILGLPLMRQVRATPGPTACRPAQHFPPNSIEGEVRCHPTFGADPEDTTDHPGFWRKVDKREADRNTNGFTYKPPEKRWVYYSYGLLHTYGSGGYVFYFFPDQQRFNSTLRLRGLQNGRWLDEKTWAVILELTTLNPDAGLLCSAAVLFEVSQLGVVNTSISVHSFSLADLNRETSAEIYLYVAILVFFVAYVVHEGYIITQTGASYLASANHLFSLVLTCTLAVLIVLFLRKYFLATGIIQFYSSNPVDFIPFHAVSQVDRTLGVVLGLLLFLTILRTLRYLRFFYHVRLAERVVQAALPGICHAALLVFVYFFLFVAFGHLVFGQHEWGYSSLVRATQTVFSYRTAAFRDTEFSSNRALGVLLLAAFVLLLICVLINLFAAVILSAYRALRQPVYEELSVEAEAIAYLCGKLRTGFGFLPSRPAAPGEQELFVDMLYGKPEKRSRHYLGLKTRNINERKMVYLVV, from the coding sequence ATGCGGCCGGCGCCGgcgctcctcctgctcctgctcctgggcctgggcctgcgcTGCGGctgcctccctccgcccccggccactcGCGGCGCCCCCACCCCGGTTCCCGGAGCGCGTGCCGCGGCCCCAGGCGGCTCACCGcaggcccggccccgcctcccggcTCCCGGAGGGGCGGCCACGCTGCGCTCAGTCGCCGGcgcccagggcctccctctgccccgccGCCATGCTCGCCTCAGCCCGCGGCCACGCCTGGCCCTCCGCGGCGGCGGCGCCCTGAGCGGTAGTGGCCGCGGCCCCTGCTTCGCCCGCGGCCCCGCGTGGTGGCCGCGCTGGCACTGCCTCCACGTGCGCGCCCTGCTCCGCGCGCTCCGTGCCCGCCGCGCAGCGCCCACCCACACGGACCGGCACCTGCTGGCGCCCGGGGGCCAGCTCTCCCTGCACTGGCTCACCCCGCTTCGCCGCTTGCTCGGGCCTCTGGAACGGACCTTGCACCTCGGGCTGGTCAGCCCCACGGATGCCCCCTCGGCCTCCAGGGTCACCCCCCGCCCCGGTGGCCTTCACCCCTACGCGGGCTTCGTGGCCCAGACCAAGTGTCCTACAGAAGTCAGCTCCAGCCGTTCGCCAGCGGGGCAGCTGTCAGTGTCCTGTCAGCTGTCGAGGCAGGACACCTGCGTTATCACGAAGGTGCAGATCAACAGGAAGCCGGGCCTTCCGATCGTGCTGTTCACCAGGGGCATGGACATCTCCTTAAATGCCACCGCTCAGTACCACTGCCCCTCGGCCCAGCACCCTCAGTTCCTATGGACGATCTACTCCGTGCCCTCcctccgccaccagcccgacTGGTCGAAACCTTTGGCGGTGCCGGACCTCCAGATAGGGAATGACCCAACACTCATGCACATCCCCAAGAGAAAGTTAGCTTTGGGGGTGTATGTGTTCAATTTCTCAGTGAGCCTGGTCGCTTTCTTACCCCAAGTGACGAGGGTCAAAGGCTCAGATGGCGTCTACGTCTCTATCCTTGGTGACTTCCTGCGGGCGGTTCTTCTTGGGGATGCCAACATGACAATGAAGTTCACAGACCAGCTGGTTCTGAACGGATCGACGTCCTCGGACCCAGATGTGGACGACCCGTTAGAGGGGGTCCAGTTCTCCTGGTACTGCACCACAAACTCAAAGAACTACAACGGAGACAAGATAAACGTGATCAGCAAGGAAGTCTGTCTCCCGAAGCAGGTGGATCTCAAGCTGACCTGGGCCTCGGACCCCGTCCTGACAATTTCCCCAGAGACACTCCGAGGAGGCCAGGCGTATTTTTTCCGGATGGTGATACAGAAGACCCGGAGGACTGCGTACGCTGATAAAAGTGTCCACGTGCTCCAAGCACCAGCACCTACAGCAAGTATTTCGTGTGTTGAAAACTGTGGCAGGATTTTGGTTCTGTCAGATCGGTTCTCCTTGTTTCTGAATTGTCCCAATTGTGCCGGAAGCCGGGACGTGTACAAGTGGTCCATCCTGCGGGCTGCCGGGGACGAGGTCCCATTTGATTGGTTGGGCCAAACTTCAACGGGGAGGGACAGCGATTCTCTGTCTATAAAAGCTTTTGCTTTTAGGAACTTTTCTGAAGCTCAGTTTTGGATTGCTTTCGGTCTAGAAACTTGGGGTGGAGTGAACTTGACCCTTAGGCATTCCTTTATTGTTAACTATGGCCCTCAGATCGGAGATTGCAAAATTAATCCAACTAGCGGGATTGCATTTTTTACTAAGTTTGTTGTCCAGTGTAAGGATTTTAAGGACCAGAACGTGCCTCTGGTGTATAAAATGATAGTGTCTGATTTGTATGATGGTTTTGGCAAAATCAGTTCTTTGAAAGAGAACACCTTGGGGCCCATCCTGTATGTGGGCAGCGATCCCACGtgccccccttcctttctccccgTCGGTGGGGAGGACAGCCAGCACGCCATGAAGATCTTTGTCCAGGTGTATGATGCTCTGGAAGCTTTTTCTCAGGTGACTCTCTACGCCACCGTGCAAGCTCCTACTGGCCAGGCCTCACCCCGGGCCATACTGAACCAGTTAGTCAATTTCAGCATGGGGCAAGATTCGGAGATCTCTACTTTGCTTCGAAAGCAGGAGTTTTTGCCCGCAGGTTACTTAATGTACGTAGTGGCCTCCGTTCTGAACAGCATGAAACCCGAACCAGCCCTGCACGCGGACAAAGCCATGCTCCGCGAACACCTGGTCAATCagtctttcctcctctccacGGACACTCTGATGGACATTAACCAGGTGGTCACGGCTCTTGCCAAAGTAACCCAGAGGACGTCTGAGTTTCCTCAGGTTGCTCGGAAATCTGCCACCGAGAGGGTTTGGCAGGCAAATCAAGCCACCCGGCAGCATCAACAGAGAGGTCAAGACTTGCACTCTGAACAAATAGAAATCATGAGCACCGGGATATTAACCATCGTGTCGAATATCCTTAAAATGACGGATCCTCACGTGATTTTTGTCGACCCTTTCCGTGTCATACAGTCTCTGGCAGAGACGGTGCTGGCCGGCAAAGTGCCGGATGACGGGACCACGGTCATGAGCAGCGCCAGCTTCACCATGTACGTCGGCAAACTGGAAAAGTGGGCCGTTTCCAGCAACACCCTAGGCGACGAGAGGGACTGTCGAAATTGCCTTCAGCCAACACTCAATGTGAGCAGCATTCCCCGTCTGCCTGCCAGTGCTCCGGTCTCCTTGGTGTTCTGTGAGTTTGCAGATGACCCCTTCCCTTGGTTAAATTACCAGGAGAGCCTTTCGGCAGACGTGGTGGGATTCAGATTGACGGGAACCATGGCCAACGGGGACGAGCTGGAGGTCACCCCCGACGTGGTGGACGTGTACATCAGCAGGAGGAACTTGAGCTCTGCGGCCTTCAACCTCACGGTGGGCCCCGACCAGGAGCCTGAGGCCGCGGACGAGTCCTCCCGGAAGACGACGGGGGCCTTCCGCTTCCAGGTGGACAGCCGCGAGGTGCGGGAGCTGCTGGTTCACATCGTGACGGAGGTGACCGTGCCGTTCACCGTGCTGGTGTACGCCGGCGGGCAGATCGCCCCCTCCGCCTTGGTCGCCACCTTCCTGGTGCCCCACGATACCCCTCCCGTCGCCAACCGGAGCGGCCTGTTTGACCCGGCCTGTGCCGTGAGCGTGGCCCGCCTGGTTTGCCTCCCGCTGTCCCTGCTGCAGGTCATAGCTCAGCGGGGCCAGTCGCCTGAGTGTGTCATCATCGTGGCTTTGAAGGCACCTCATTTTGTCATGCAGCCCAGTGACAAGCTGGTGAGGATTTCTCTCTTCAGTGTCCGCTGCCTGGACTTGAACGGGACCCAGAGCGACTGGAGAGCAGACATCTGTGTCCTCGGGGAGAAGACCACCTGGGACCGAGTGCACTGTGTCTGCGGGAAGGCCAGGAGGGCCCGGCGGCAGCTGGCCAACGTCCCCCTGCGCTTCCGCTACCTCACAGCCAAGGTGATCGTGCCCCCGAACCCGGTGGACCTCCGGTTAGAGGTCATCAGGAATGTCACCCACAACCCCGTGACCCTCTTCGTCGTCCTTTTCATCCTGGTCACGTACATCGTCCTCGCTTTCTGGGCCTTGCACAGAGACGAAACGGACCAGTTCCTTCGGGACCACGCCATCGTCCTCCCCGACAACGACCCTTACGACGACATGTGCTACCTCGTCACTGTTTTCACGGGAAGCCGCTGTGGGTCCGGGACCAGGGCCAATGTCTTTGTCCAACTTAGGGGGACACAGAGCACCAGCGATGTGCACTGTTTAAGTCACCCCCAGTTTAAAACTCTCTACCGGGGCAGCGTCCACACTTTCCTCCTGACGACCAGCAGGGACTTGGGGGACGTCCAGTCCATCCGCGTGTGGCACAACAACGAGGGCCGCGCCCCCGGCTGGTACTTGAGTCGCATCAAAGTGGAGAACCTGTTCAGCCGGCACATCTGGCTGTTCATGTGTCGCGAGTGGCTGTCTATCGAGACCTCTTTGGACAGAACGTTTCCCGTCACCGACCCCAATACGCCCCTGCGGAGAATGGACTTCCTGCTCATCGATGCGACGGACAAGCTGGGGAGGAACCACATGTGGTTCTCCATGTTTGCCAGCGTCATCGCCCGCGGCTTCAATCGGCTGCAGCGGCTGTCCTGCTGCCTGGCCATGCTGCTGTCCACCCTCTTGTGCAACATCATGTTCTTCAACCTGGACCCGGAGGAGAAACCCGCTTCCCAAGGGAGCCGATACGTCAGGTCGATGGTCATCGGCCTGGAGAGCGTCATGATCACCCTCCCGGTGCAGGTCGTCATCACGGGGCTGTTCGTCTACTCCCAGAGGAGACCGCAGGCCACCCTGGACGAGGTGGCACCTCAGGAGCACCCCGAGGTGGTAGAGGCGAGCGGCCACTGGCAGGAGCGGCTGGAGAGGTGGCACGCCCAGGAGACGGCCGCCGAGGCGCGCTCCCAGGAGGCCCCCGCCCACAAGGCCCAGCAGTCCCGCTCCAGGCGGCTTAAGGGACGCCCGAAGTCTCTTCCCCAGAGGACCGCCAAGGCAGGGCGCCcacttaagaaagaagaaagcaagggCCCACCGGGCCCCCCCACCCGGCGCACAAACGCCAACGCCAACGCCAACGCCGAAAATGTGGACAACGGTCCCCAGGCGCCAtccacgccgccgccgccgcccacgAAGCCCAGGACCACGCTGCCTCCGTGGTGCAAGTGGATCGCGTGGTTCTTGGTGTTCGCCACGTCGGGGGTGTCCTCGTTCTTCATTGTGTTTTACGGCCTCACCTACGGCTACGACAAGTCGATCGAGTGGCTCTTCGCTTCGTTCTGTTCCTTCTGCCAGTCCGTTTTCCTGGTGCAGCCGTCGAAAATTATCCTCTTGACAGGCATGCGAACCAACAGGCTCAAGTACTGCAAAAACCTCCCCTGGGTCAGCAACTATCGCTACACCGAGATCCAGCTGCAGGACCTCCGGCTGCGGCCCGAGGAGATGCGCCAGCGGCACCGGGACGtctcccgcctccgaggcagcAGGATGTACCAGCCCCTCACGCCGGACGAAGTGGGCATATTCCGGAGGAAGAGGGAGACCAAGCGGAGAGCCCTGCTCTTCCTGGGCCGCTTTCTCACTCACTGCCTCTTGCTGGCCCTCCTGCTGGGCCTCGTCGCCCTCCTCCGCCGCACGGACAGCTTCCGCTACAGCCAGTTCATCCGCAGCCGCTTCTCTGCGGGTCTTGCTGCGGTCACCAAGCTGGACGACCTCTACCCGTGGCTCGACAGCGTGCTGTTGCCTTTGTTCCACAACGACCGCCACCCAACCTTTCTTCCCGACAGCTCCTCCAGAATCCTCGGCCTCCCACTGATGAGGCAGGTGAGGGCCACGCCTGGCCCCACGGCCTGTCGGCCGGCCCAGCACTTTCCGCCCAACAGCATCGAAGGAGAGGTTCGCTGCCATCCCACATTCGGGGCCGACCCGGAGGACACCACTGACCACCCCGGCTTCTGGAGGAAAGTGGACAAGCGGGAGGCAGACAGGAACACCAACGGGTTCACCTACAAGCCTCCGGAGAAGCGCTGGGTGTACTACTCTTACGGACTTCTGCATACCTATGGCTCGGGGGggtatgttttctattttttcccagaCCAGCAGCGGTTTAACTCCACGCTGAGGCTCAGGGGCCTCCAGAACGGCCGCTGGCTGGACGAGAAGACGTGGGCTGTGATCCTGGAGCTGACCACCCTGAACCCGGATGCGGGGCTGCTCTGCAGCGCTGCCGTCCTGTTCGAGGTCTCTCAGCTAGGAGTCGTGAACACGAGCATCTCCGTGCACTCCTTCTCCCTGGCTGATCTGAACAGAGAGACGTCGGCGGAGATCTACCTGTACGTGGCCATTCTCGTGTTTTTCGTGGCCTACGTCGTGCACGAGGGCTACATCATCACGCAGACGGGGGCCTCCTACCTGGCCAGTGCGAACCACTTGTTCAGCTTGGTGCTCACGTGCACCCTCGCCGTGCTGATTGTGCTGTTTCTCAGGAAATACTTCCTGGCCACTGGCATCATTCAGTTCTACTCATCAAACCCCGTAGACTTCATTCCCTTCCACGCCGTTTCGCAGGTGGATCGCACCCTGGGGGTCGTGTTGGGCCTCCTGCTGTTTCTGACCATTCTGAGGACCCTCAGGTATCTCAGGTTCTTCTACCACGTGCGCCTGGCTGAGAGGGTCGTCCAGGCGGCCCTGCCCGGCATCTGCCACGCGGCGCTCCTGGTGTTCGTGTATTTCTTTCTGTTCGTGGCTTTTGGCCACCTGGTGTTCGGTCAGCACGAATGGGGCTACAGCAGCTTGGTCCGCGCCACGCAGACAGTCTTCTCCTACCGCACCGCAGCTTTCCGGGACACGGAATTTTCCAGCAACAGGGCCCTCGGGGTCCTGCTCCTCGCGGCGTTTGTGCTGCTGCTGATCTGCGTGCTGATCAACTTGTTCGCGGCTGTGATCCTGTCCGCCTACAGGGCCCTGAGGCAGCCCGTGTACGAGGAGCTCTCGGTCGAGGCGGAAGCCATAGCCTACCTGTGCGGCAAGCTCCGGACGGGGTTCGGCTTCCTGCCCTCGCGGCCCGCGGCCCCGGGCGAGCAGGAGCTCTTCGTGGACATGCTGTACGGGAAGCCGGAGAAGCGCAGCCGCCACTACCTGGGGCTGAAGACCAGGAACATCAACGAGAGGAAGATGGTGTACCTGGTGGTGTGA